ttggcaaagcctagcttgGCAAAGCCTATTCCCTCCCCTACTTGTGGGTTAGGATTCCTGGATTAATCTTTGGACTTTCAAATCTATTTTAAGGGGGTTTGAGCTTGCTTCCAGTTTAAGAGTCAATTTGACTAAAAGTAGGCTTTTTAGGGTCAATCTTGATCCGAATTTCATTCAAGCCgcttcctcttttcccaattgtGAGATAGGCTCGCCGTCTTTTGTGTTTCTTGGGATACCGGTTGGTGTTAATCCTAGGAGATGCTTGGTTTGGAGGCCAATTGTGGATAAGATTAGAAGAAGATTAGGTGGTTGGCATCACAAGCATTTGTCTATAGGTGGGAGAGTGGTTCTTTTGAATTTCGTTTTGTCTAGTATTCCGatattcttttttccttttaaaaggCTCCCAAATCTATTATTAAAGAGATCATTGCTATTCAACGCGATTTTGTTTGGGGTGGTGAGGAGGGGAGGAAGAAGGTGTGTTGGATTAGTTGGGACAAAGTGTGTCGTGAAAAAAAGGATGGTGGGTTAGAGGTGAAACATTGTGGAAGATTCAATCTTGCCCTCCTTTGTAAGTGAAAGTGGAAAATTTTGAATGGAGAGAATTTTTTTTGGACTAACTTTCTTTCTTGTAGGTACGGTGATATAAAAAGAGCAATGCTAATAGCTCCATCATTTCATTCAAGATGTAAAGTCTCTCTTTGGTGGAAGGATCTTTGCGCGATTGGGGTGGACACTTCATCCACTATGTCAAATTGATTCAACTCGTATATTTCTTTAAAGCTTGGATCGAGTTTCTTCTTGGAATTTTAGTTAGATGGTTGGTTGGGTAATATCCCGCTTCGCACTTCTTTTCCGgattttgtttttattagtaAATGGTTCTCATTGCAAAGTGGCGGACATGGGATATTGGAATGGGGGAACTTGGAGGTGgcattttccttttttgttcGACCGTTGAACCGGGCAGCcgccaacacgggtcttttcagcatgctttgaccccACTCGCACGCTTTTCGGGAAACTtctcagaaggtcacccatcccagaatttctccaagtcaagcacgcttaacttcTTTAGTTTATTATTTTGTTGGATAATTTGAAAATGTTGGAATGGTGTTATTTTTAATGGATTAGTTTGGTCCTCTTTTGATGGTTTATCTTTAATGAAATCTTCATCGTGGGATTGGTTTTGGGTATTTTTTAGGAGTTATTGTAATGGATCGAGGGAGAATTGGTTCCTAGACCCGAGATCTTTCTTtatgtgaattttggttggattGTTTGGTTGTTAGGTTGTGGGTGTTGTCTCAACCTTTTTAtcttttttgtattttgggttaACCACCCCTAGTGCTTTTTAATCCAATCTTTGCAAAACGAAATTCAATATATTTCTCAAATTAGAGGctgtcattttaaatttttttttcttttgtgtcTCCTTGTTAGGATGACAGGGGAGTTGtatttttgtttatgttgttTTGACTTGAATACTTAAGGTATTGGCATTAAGCTTTATATCTCTCTTATCTTTCTTTCCTTTATATAAATATTACTAGTACCATTACAAAAATTAAGCAGATGACGGCAAATTGTATAAAGGTGCCATCAACTCAAAGCCAAAAAGAAGCGATAAAAAAGTAAGACATGTACATAAAAATTATGAAACATCATTTATTGTATATACCCCATCAAACAAAGTCAATGTAAAAAGAGATGTATCATATCAAATTCCCCTCTTCATAAATATTAATCATCATTGCTCTTAAATTTTCAAACTGTGTCCCACCTTCTCATGTACAAATATTGGACCCTACTCTCTATCCCCCCCACAAGTCCACCATCATGTGCCTTATCAATTGTCATAGTATATTGCAATTTCTCTTTCTTCTAAACACTAACTTGTCCCAATTATAGATTTATAATTCACAAATAGAAAGGTAAGACTTTTATAATTCTGAATTATATAATTCAAGAAAAGTTACTATATGTTTTCAAAAAATTAGTAATAAAGTTGTAATACGAGATTAATATTCATAAATTTGATTTGGTGAAGTATAtagtcttgttttttttttatagatttaaataaatattttttgacaaaatttaattgaatatttaaaaatagtttatttCATTGTTAATTAGTTATTAAAATACTTTGTACATCTTTAAATGAATTAATGtgtggtttattttatataacttaaatattttatatttagacTTATATAAATTGTCATTATCATGTATCAAATTTTATATCTTTATCttaaatatgaaatattaaatttaagaTAACAtagataatatattttataatacaattatcaatttataattaataatacattgaaaattgaaaattgaaagttGAAgaagtcaaatttttttaaatttttttttacaatttttattataatttttttcatttttacatattcttattttatctggatttattcatataatttaaaaaaaaatatttattcttcagaagataaaaaaaatagcTCTGATTTTATATCATAGAAATTAAATTATAGATAATTCAGAATTTATATAAGTCATAAACTATGCATACCAACAATTTATGCTATGCAAAAGTAATTAGCATCAACCAAAATTATCAATTCACCAAAATACTAATCAAATTAATAAACATTACACACACTTTAGTATAAGATAATACTACCAActaaaaatccaattaaataaaataaacagaaaaacaataacatgatgatGTACCCTATCTCTATTTTGTGAGCTACCTAATTAACATGATACATCATACATTGATATATGTAGACAAGAAATTGTTGCCCTATGTTCCCcgttaccacttctcccttcaataatttccttgtcctttattcttctccTATTCACTCCCCTATGGTTAAACCTAGTTACCATTAATGTAGTTGAATATTTCATGAACTGCTTCTGCTATGTCATTTGCTGTGCCTAGCTTACAATCTTCCTCAATCTGCATCACACAAAATACcttatttattttacaaataataataataataatcaaagaaTTTTATAATGATAAACAACTAGATGTCTCTTCCAATTTAATCAGACGTTCGGAGTTAGATCTTAGTCCTAGATATGTAACAGTGTTAAAAAATTTAAGAGTCAGCTTTAAGTCCAATGTGGTATTGGCTGATTCGAGGAATTAGTCTCTACTTCAACGTCCAATGTGGTTTGTCTGATTCGAGAAATTAATCCCTGCAGTATAGCGTGGCGTAGATATATCTGATTTCTAACTTAAAAAAATGTTGGAACTAGGGAAGACAGGTTTTGCTTAGATTACAAGTCAGAAAAAAACAGTACACTGACTTGATTCCATTGTGAGTTGAGTTGAGTTGAccacatttaaaaaaaaaggtagtaaaatataaaatgaaaagaCAAAGTAATACCTTGAGATTGAGGGAGTAAAGTACAGAAGACTCAAAGGATGTGATGTTAAGGTGAAGAATAGTTAGCCTAAGATTCTCCAAAGCAACAATAACTTTTATCAATTGACCACATCTTCTTTTGCACTCTATTTTCAAGTTCACATGAGTTTGAATCAATGTCACTTTTATATCTGCTGCTTCTGATTTGTTTTCTGCCTTcacctcattttcttcacaacatgATAACTTTGTTCCATAACTAGGTGGTGAGGATGATGAGGTTGAACCAAATTCTTCATTCTTTTTTATCCTTTTTTGTACTTCAAGAGATTCAAGCAATTGCTCTAACTCCTTCACAAAATCTATTGCTCCTCCAATTATTGAAGCTTGGTCACCCTTtcacattatcaaaaaaaaatttaaattcatcATCAAactaaatgaaaattttaaaaaaaaaaacaattttttagtgCTTATTTAAATTGAGGGTAAGTTTTACAAAATGGGtctattaaaaatgaaatttttactAAAATCCAAACAAGCCCTTATCATCAAACATTAAAAAGATTGAATTTTTAACATGAATAGAGCAAAagaaagcaaattgaagaaaaggGTCATGAGAATTTGAcctaaaatttcataaaaatgattaaaaaaaagtgcTTACCCTTTGAATATAAGAAGATGGCATAAGAGACCTAAGAACACTAAGATGGTCATTCATTTGTCTTCTCCTATTTCTTTCAACAGCAATGTGTGTCATCCTTTGATTCTCAACATCTTCCTTATTCTTAACCGGTCTTGTTCTTTTCCTCTTCCTCTTTTCCCTTGTCACAAGCTGAGATTTggaacatgtttttgtttgttcttGGTTACACTCATAGCTCAATTTCTCAATGCATGAAGCTGAAACTTTGTGTTGAAGTTCATAGCTTTCTGATTTCACTGGTGACTGCATCTCTAGAACATCATGTGTAACACAGCTCTCAAATTCCAATGTTGTTTGAGCTTGTTGTAGTGAATCCATCCTAGGAATAAAGGCTATGTCTTCTTCCCATGGTTTCTTCATATGTTGTAGCCTCAAAAGTGtttgaaagtttggttcttttAGAGGATATATCAACTGTGGAGATTCAACACTTTGAAGCATTTGAAGAAATGGCATGTTGTCTTCTAAGCTTGATATCAGAaactgttcatcttcctcaaacctTAAACTTTCTGTGTCAAGAAATGTTTGGTCTAAACAATTCACTTCACCAAAGAACTGCAGCAACAGAAAAAAAGTGTTACTTAAAGTGttgtatgaagaaagaaaagtgtTGCTAAAAAAGAATGTCAACAATTTTCagaaaaatagtaaaatgcattaaatg
The sequence above is a segment of the Vicia villosa cultivar HV-30 ecotype Madison, WI unplaced genomic scaffold, Vvil1.0 ctg.001758F_1_1, whole genome shotgun sequence genome. Coding sequences within it:
- the LOC131636481 gene encoding transcription factor bHLH57-like, which codes for MERLQAPINSSFFGEVNCLDQTFLDTESLRFEEDEQFLISSLEDNMPFLQMLQSVESPQLIYPLKEPNFQTLLRLQHMKKPWEEDIAFIPRMDSLQQAQTTLEFESCVTHDVLEMQSPVKSESYELQHKVSASCIEKLSYECNQEQTKTCSKSQLVTREKRKRKRTRPVKNKEDVENQRMTHIAVERNRRRQMNDHLSVLRSLMPSSYIQRGDQASIIGGAIDFVKELEQLLESLEVQKRIKKNEEFGSTSSSSPPSYGTKLSCCEENEVKAENKSEAADIKVTLIQTHVNLKIECKRRCGQLIKVIVALENLRLTILHLNITSFESSVLYSLNLKIEEDCKLGTANDIAEAVHEIFNYINGN